GATTGACCAAAACCATGGCCGACGCGTGTCGCCGACGTATCCGCGTCGCTATCGAGTTAGTGGCCTTCCTCGCCGCTCACGACGCCAGTGCGGCCACCGCGACCCGGGATCTGTTGGAGCGCTACCAGGCGCACGTCGGCAGGACACTTGGCCACGAATACGCCTTCGTGGTCTGGCTGCGCGACTCCCGGATCAACACTAAGCTGACCGTTCCCGATGTCCCGCGGCCGCCGCCGGCAGTGACTGTGTCCGATGCGCAGCGCTGGGCGGCCGTCGAGCGTCTGTTGCACGACTCGACCTTGCGCCGCTACACCCGCATTGGCGGTCTGCTCACTCTGCTTTTCGCTCAATCCCTTTCGCGCATTGTGGCGATGCGAACGAGTCAGGTCACCATCACCGATGACCGGGCCGTGCACGTCACCTTCAGCTCGATTCCAATTCAGATGCCTCCCGTCCTCGACGATCTGATTCGCGAACACCTCGAGCACCGAGGCAAGAGCCTCTACGCCTCCCGCGAGACCGGATGGCTGTTTCCTGGCGGTAACCCCGGCCGCCACCTTGCCACCGAAAACATCCGGTCCCAGCTCGTCGCCATCGGCATCAAACCCTACGAGAACCGCAAAGCCACTCTCTTCCAACTCGCCGGCGACATGCCCGCACCCGTCCTGGCCGAGCTCATCGGGATCACCAACAACAACGCCGCCGCCTGGGCCACACTCGCCGCCCGCGACTGGACCGAATACATCGCCGAACGAGCCCAACTTCCTTCTACCCGTAGGCGGTGACGGTGGTGCACGCCTTCGGTTTTGATTCGGTTCAGGGTTGCTTGGATGCCTCGGGGCGGAGTTGTAACCTTCGGTGTCGGGACCGCCGCTACGATCCCGACGTCGGACCGCGTGGGCAGGAGAAGCACGATGGCAGGGTTCAAGATGGATCCGAACTTCGAGAAGAACGTCACCAAGCAAGTCGCGAAGAATATGCAGAGCGACATCGATGCGGTCTTCCGGCAGCACAAGGGCCAATCGGTCGACGCTGTGAAGCGGGCGCTGCAGAGGAAGCTCGGCACCGCCCTCGTAGAACCTGCCCTCACCACCGTGGCCGAATCGATCAGCCGAGGCGAAAAGGTCACGCTGAAGCTCTAGCGCCTGGTTGGCGTTGGCCCGTACTCCGATGCGGTTTCATGTGTCGTCAGCTGTTGAGCAAGCCGCGGAAGATGGTTTGGCCGAGACGCGCGGCCTCGGAGAGTCCCAGAATTCCGCCCACCACGTGGGGATTCAGATCCGCCCACGCGTGGGTGGATGGGCGATCGGTGAAGAAGTTGAGGTAGTCGCAGCAGGTGTCGGCCGAGGGGCCCGTTCCGGATCGGACGCCGACGAAGACCACTGCGGTGCTGGGCTGCCCGATCGGCTCGCCGCGCTCGACAGTGATCGTGATGGGATTGCCGTTAACGGGGTCCGGGACTCGATCACCGTGTCGGTGTCGAGCATGAAGGCGATCCCGAGAGCGTCGACCGCGCACATCGAATATGCCTCGCCGCCATGGGCGAGGCGGACCCGGTGGCGAGTCGGAACAGCGGAGAACGGGTAGGCGACCTCGATGAGTCCACTGGTGCCGAGCCGGATCACGTCCGAGGCATGTAGTCGAGTCAAAATCTCCTCCACTGGTGACTCGAAGGCGATGCTGCGCTAGCGAGTTCGGCCATCGAGGGCAGCGCCGTGCTTGGCGAAGGCTCGCAGAATGCACTGATGCACGGCGGTCTCGCCAGGATCGCTGGGCGCGGCTCGAAACCGCGCTGAACCCAACGAGGCGGCCGCCGAATCGGCCCCGGCAGCCGGGGCGCAGCAGGCATCTGCGGTGTGATCGGCATCGTCGCCGGCTCGGGCAGTAAGGCCGAGTGCGTCTCGCAGGGCAGCCACTGACGGCGCACCGGCTACGGCGCCGCGCTCGTCGCGGTAGAGCCTGCACGACAGACTGGGTGGTTCGCCGGCCACAGCGAACGGATCACAACCGTCCACTAGCAGCGTCGGCGAGCCCACCATTCCAGCCGCGGTAGCGTCCTGCGGGTCATCGATCACCCGGTGGACCAGCGTCACCTCGGTGGTCTCCCCGGCAAGTGCCTGTTCGAGCCGGCGCTGCAGCACCGCAACATTCGGGCAGTCGGGAACCTGCAGAATCTCCAGTCTCATTGGTGCCCTTCTTCGTTGGTGTGCAATGACGACAGCATCGGGCAGCGCCGGTCGCGACGGGGAAACTCGCAGGTCGACACCAATTCAGCGAGGGAATCCCTCACGCGGTTGAGGTCGAGGATGCGTTGCGCGAGTTCCTCCATCTTGACCTCGGCAAGGATCCGTACCTGGTCGCAGTCGTCGGGACCGCCGTTGGCCAGGTGGAGCAGCTCATCGATCTCATCGAGACTGAATCCCAGCTCTTGGGTGCGCTTGACGAACCGCACCACCTCGACAGCACTGTCGGGATACGCCCGGTAGCGCCCTACCGATCGAGGTGGTTCGTCCAGCAAGCCGCGCCGCTCGTAGTAGCGCAGCGTCTCGGCGTTCACCCGGCCAGTGCGGCAACCTCACCACGTCGCATACACCCATTCTCAACCCTGTACCTGGGTACGGAGTCAAGGTACTTCAGCGCCGCTGCGGCTCGACCGCTACTGCGGTTTGGTCGCTCGGATGATGGTGGAGTGCAGCCCCTCGGTGACGGTGTGGCTGCGGGTGAGGGTGATCTCGGTGAATCCCGCATCAGCAAGATCGCTGGTGTATTCAGCGGCGGTCAGCGCGCCTGCGATGCAGTCGGCGTGGGTGCCCAGGCGGGCGCGGTCCTCGGTGGTGAGGTGATCGTCGGCGACCAGGTCGCTGATGCCGATGCG
The nucleotide sequence above comes from Mycobacterium gallinarum. Encoded proteins:
- a CDS encoding MerR family DNA-binding protein gives rise to the protein MNAETLRYYERRGLLDEPPRSVGRYRAYPDSAVEVVRFVKRTQELGFSLDEIDELLHLANGGPDDCDQVRILAEVKMEELAQRILDLNRVRDSLAELVSTCEFPRRDRRCPMLSSLHTNEEGHQ
- a CDS encoding alkylmercury lyase, yielding MRLEILQVPDCPNVAVLQRRLEQALAGETTEVTLVHRVIDDPQDATAAGMVGSPTLLVDGCDPFAVAGEPPSLSCRLYRDERGAVAGAPSVAALRDALGLTARAGDDADHTADACCAPAAGADSAAASLGSARFRAAPSDPGETAVHQCILRAFAKHGAALDGRTR